A single genomic interval of Chitinophagales bacterium harbors:
- a CDS encoding aminopeptidase: MKKLALSLLVLVTFFSAMAQDNLINALEKNKSDSAKKKFQFTTIYDIEKTSVKAQGKSGTCWSYSANSFLESEYIKMKGQPIDLADIFAVRCALIDKAETYVRLHGHLGWGEGGAFHDVMNMYRKYGALPQSVYSGIQYDSKINNFGEMMAVLEGYLKGIISNKSGKISPLWKKNFINLVDSYLGTPPSEFEYEGKKYTPKSFADNYLGIKADDYIEISSFTHVPYYEESILLVPDNWSFDKVWNVKMNELTEIIDNALKNGYSVAWASDVSEKGFSWKNGVAIVPDSLPEDYRDDDYQNKMKKVFDGPKPELAITAEMRQKAYDNYETTDDHGMHITGLAKDQTGREYYIVKNSWGDKNDHKGYIYVTKAYLLYKTTAILLNKNGLPSTLKSKLVKK, encoded by the coding sequence ATGAAGAAATTAGCTTTATCATTACTTGTACTTGTGACCTTTTTCTCTGCAATGGCACAGGATAACCTTATCAATGCACTCGAGAAGAATAAATCAGATAGTGCTAAGAAAAAATTCCAGTTTACTACTATATATGATATCGAAAAAACTTCGGTAAAGGCACAGGGTAAATCCGGAACCTGCTGGAGCTATAGTGCTAACTCATTTTTGGAGAGTGAATATATAAAGATGAAGGGACAACCTATTGACCTTGCTGATATTTTTGCAGTACGTTGTGCCTTAATAGATAAAGCTGAGACTTATGTGCGACTGCATGGTCATCTTGGATGGGGCGAAGGTGGCGCTTTTCATGATGTTATGAATATGTATAGAAAATATGGAGCTTTACCTCAGTCTGTCTATTCAGGTATTCAATATGATAGTAAAATAAATAACTTCGGTGAGATGATGGCCGTTTTAGAAGGCTATTTAAAAGGTATTATTAGTAATAAAAGTGGTAAAATTTCACCTTTATGGAAGAAAAATTTCATCAATCTTGTAGACTCCTATTTGGGTACTCCTCCTTCAGAATTTGAATATGAAGGTAAAAAATATACTCCAAAATCTTTTGCAGATAACTATTTAGGTATTAAGGCAGACGATTATATTGAGATTTCTAGCTTTACTCATGTTCCATACTATGAAGAATCCATTTTATTAGTACCTGACAATTGGAGTTTCGATAAAGTGTGGAATGTCAAAATGAATGAACTCACTGAAATTATTGATAACGCTTTGAAAAATGGCTATTCAGTAGCATGGGCATCTGATGTGAGTGAAAAAGGATTTAGTTGGAAAAATGGGGTAGCGATAGTGCCAGATAGCCTTCCTGAGGATTATAGGGACGATGATTATCAAAACAAAATGAAAAAAGTATTTGATGGACCCAAGCCAGAGCTGGCTATTACGGCTGAAATGCGTCAAAAAGCTTATGATAATTACGAAACAACCGATGACCACGGTATGCATATTACTGGATTAGCAAAGGATCAGACAGGAAGAGAATATTATATCGTAAAAAACTCTTGGGGTGATAAAAATGACCATAAAGGCTATATTTATGTAACTAAGGCCTATTTGTTGTATAAGACGACGGCTATATTATTAAATAAGAACGGATTACCATCAACTTTAAAATCTAAATTGGTTAAGAAATAA
- a CDS encoding FAD/NAD(P)-binding protein, whose product MQSIGIIGSGFAGIMTAIQLIRKAPAPLSIYIIGDKNSFARGVAYQPYSSRHILNVIAGKMSAFPDQPDHFLDWLMDKEEFKFIDRNIVSNSFISRKLYGDYLVHLWQNHLKIASEKGIEVVELTDTVSHLNLIDNQKIQLDFHHIPSIVIDQCVIATGNQIPKNPGIANIGFFKSKNYFQNPWSIESVKPPFGNLPILILGNGLTMVDTILGLEEQNYSGEIFSLSPNGFNILPHRHSGVVYKNHIEEIKPGMKPDELASIILKHIRIVRKFGISAEPIIDALRPLTQKLWSHFTAEDKKHFMERWRHLFGVARHRIPLHIYDKIMRKRIEGMLHIQSGRIIDITEQAGIINVKYFNKKTKDVETIQVSRVINCTGPETDFSKLEDTFLSQVIHDKLISQDELKLGIRTNTENYRVRYPNGTEHTNLFTLGSNLKGELWESTAVNELRQQAVSLAEVLLDNKKLATMQNS is encoded by the coding sequence ATGCAATCTATAGGTATAATTGGCAGTGGTTTTGCAGGTATTATGACCGCCATTCAATTGATTCGAAAGGCTCCGGCACCGCTATCAATTTATATTATCGGGGACAAAAATAGTTTCGCTAGAGGTGTCGCATACCAGCCATATAGTAGCAGGCATATTCTGAATGTCATAGCAGGTAAAATGAGTGCATTTCCTGACCAGCCCGATCATTTTTTAGATTGGCTAATGGATAAGGAAGAGTTCAAATTTATAGATAGAAACATAGTTTCCAATTCATTTATATCACGTAAATTGTATGGTGACTACCTCGTACATTTATGGCAAAATCACCTTAAAATAGCCTCAGAAAAAGGCATAGAGGTGGTAGAGTTAACAGATACTGTTTCCCATTTAAACCTTATAGATAATCAAAAAATTCAACTTGATTTCCACCATATACCAAGTATAGTGATAGATCAGTGCGTTATAGCTACTGGAAATCAAATACCGAAGAACCCTGGTATCGCTAATATTGGTTTTTTCAAAAGTAAAAATTACTTTCAAAATCCATGGAGTATTGAATCTGTAAAACCGCCATTCGGTAATTTACCTATTCTTATTTTAGGAAATGGATTGACTATGGTCGATACGATTCTAGGACTCGAAGAACAAAACTATTCTGGTGAAATTTTTTCCTTGTCACCCAATGGATTCAATATTTTGCCGCATAGACACAGTGGCGTGGTATATAAGAATCACATAGAAGAAATAAAACCCGGAATGAAACCAGATGAATTAGCTTCGATTATATTAAAACATATTCGAATTGTCCGAAAATTTGGTATTTCAGCCGAACCTATCATTGATGCTTTGAGACCCTTGACTCAGAAGCTATGGTCTCATTTTACTGCCGAGGACAAAAAACATTTCATGGAGCGGTGGAGACACTTATTCGGAGTCGCACGCCACCGAATACCATTGCATATTTATGATAAAATTATGCGAAAGCGCATAGAAGGTATGCTCCATATTCAGTCTGGGAGAATTATAGACATTACAGAACAAGCAGGAATCATCAACGTCAAATACTTTAATAAGAAAACAAAAGACGTAGAGACCATCCAAGTGTCCAGAGTTATCAATTGTACGGGACCTGAAACTGATTTCAGTAAGCTAGAAGATACCTTCCTGAGTCAGGTAATACATGACAAGCTTATCAGTCAAGATGAATTGAAATTGGGAATTAGAACGAATACAGAAAACTATAGAGTTCGCTATCCAAATGGCACAGAACACACGAACTTATTTACACTGGGCTCCAATCTAAAAGGTGAACTATGGGAATCTACGGCTGTCAACGAGTTAAGACAGCAAGCCGTGTCATTAGCAGAAGTTTTATTAGATAACAAGAAGCTAGCGACTATGCAAAATAGCTGA
- a CDS encoding CDGSH iron-sulfur domain-containing protein, translating into MENQESSVQIEVRKNGPLRVLTEKMEIDVQGEIIVKESAASFCRCGKSQKQPFCDGSHKELEPFE; encoded by the coding sequence ATGGAAAATCAAGAATCAAGCGTACAAATCGAAGTGAGAAAAAATGGACCACTACGAGTATTAACTGAGAAAATGGAAATCGATGTACAAGGAGAAATCATTGTCAAAGAATCTGCGGCTTCATTCTGCCGGTGCGGAAAATCTCAAAAACAACCATTTTGTGACGGAAGTCATAAAGAATTGGAGCCATTTGAGTAG
- a CDS encoding 5-formyltetrahydrofolate cyclo-ligase: protein MDIQSNKNELRRRFQNLRNGLEPSHKQALDHELNHKLQSFIFKFKPKVVHCYLPIGSEINLCPTIQFLLDNDITVVCPETLKKPMLKNWILNSLTELKNGFFNTQFPASGEEFHGSYDLIIVPGLAYNSQNYRLGYGGGYYDHFLKLHPKVHKLGLFYSFQKCDELSQEQHDIPLDLILTD from the coding sequence GTGGATATACAAAGTAATAAAAATGAGTTGCGCAGAAGGTTCCAGAATCTCAGGAATGGACTAGAGCCGTCTCATAAACAGGCTCTAGACCATGAATTGAATCATAAACTCCAAAGCTTTATTTTTAAATTCAAGCCAAAAGTAGTGCATTGCTATTTGCCTATAGGTTCTGAGATCAACCTGTGTCCTACTATACAATTTCTGCTGGATAATGATATCACCGTTGTTTGCCCTGAGACTCTCAAGAAACCCATGCTAAAAAATTGGATTTTAAACTCTTTAACTGAACTTAAGAATGGGTTCTTTAATACTCAATTTCCTGCCAGTGGAGAGGAATTTCATGGGTCATACGATCTTATTATCGTGCCCGGGCTAGCATATAATTCTCAAAATTATAGACTAGGCTATGGAGGAGGATACTATGATCATTTTCTAAAACTACACCCGAAAGTCCATAAACTCGGTTTGTTTTATTCCTTTCAAAAATGTGATGAATTGTCTCAAGAACAGCATGATATCCCTTTGGATTTAATACTTACAGATTAG